The following coding sequences lie in one Arabidopsis thaliana chromosome 3, partial sequence genomic window:
- a CDS encoding uncharacterized protein (unknown protein; Has 30201 Blast hits to 17322 proteins in 780 species: Archae - 12; Bacteria - 1396; Metazoa - 17338; Fungi - 3422; Plants - 5037; Viruses - 0; Other Eukaryotes - 2996 (source: NCBI BLink).): MPFDIYLLPTHWTGLIVSAMSVYCIRNRAEGSGQGRNQPYVGTNVPHADTKHRLN; encoded by the coding sequence ATGCCATTTGACATATACCTCTTACCAACTCATTGGACGGGACTAATAGTGTCTGCTATGTCAGTTTACTGTATACGTAATAGAGCAGAAGGCAGCGGACAAGGCAGAAACCAGCCTTACGTTGGTACAAATGTTCCACATGCGGATACAAAGCATCGCCTCAACTAA
- a CDS encoding uncharacterized protein (unknown protein; Has 30201 Blast hits to 17322 proteins in 780 species: Archae - 12; Bacteria - 1396; Metazoa - 17338; Fungi - 3422; Plants - 5037; Viruses - 0; Other Eukaryotes - 2996 (source: NCBI BLink).), producing MCANQFLTRDSDLLITCVHGILRDVFGLWSTLNGKNLMLVCLVCCMYHGKIL from the coding sequence ATGTGTGCCAATCAATTTTTGACCCGTGATTCTGATTTATTGATTACTTGCGTTCATGGAATCCTTCGAGACGTGTTTGGACTTTGGAGTACTCTTAATGGGAAGAATTTAATGCTTGTTTGCTTAGTTTGTTGTATGTACCATGGGAAAATACtctga